In Ailuropoda melanoleuca isolate Jingjing unplaced genomic scaffold, ASM200744v2 unplaced-scaffold8477, whole genome shotgun sequence, the following are encoded in one genomic region:
- the LOC117800859 gene encoding putative olfactory receptor 2B8, whose product MEQKNGSSFTGFILLGFSDRPQLELVLFVVLLIFYLFTLLGNTTIIALSHLDPHLQTPMYFFLSNLSFLDLCYTTSTVPQLLVHLRRADKSISFGGCIVQLFVALGLGGTECXTECILLGVMAFDRYAAICRPLHYTVVMHPRLCALMASASWVIGFANSSLQTVLIFLVPRCGRNKIDHFLCEVPPLLKLACVDPTVNESVLFFVGVIILLVPVALITVSYGRIVRAVLRIKSSAGQRKAFGTCGSHITVVSLFYGSAIYAYLQPSNNYSQDQGKFVSLFYTIVTPMVNPVIYTLRNKDVTGAMKKVLCRGRDSS is encoded by the coding sequence ATGGAACAGAAAAATGGCAGTTCTTTCACTGGGTTTATCCTGCTGGGTTTCTCAGACCGGCCTCAGCTGGAGCTCGTCCTCTTCGTGGTTCTTCTGATCTTCTATCTGTTCACGCTGCTGGGAAACACCACCATCATTGCCTTGTCCCACCTGGACCCCCATCTTCAGactcccatgtactttttcctctccAACCTGAGCTTTCTGGACCTGTGCTACACGACCAGCACTGTCCCGCAGCTCCTGGTTCATCTCAGGAGAGCAGACAAGTCTATCTCCTTTGGCGGCTGCATAGTTCAGCTGTTTGTCGCTCTAGGATTGGGAGGCACAGAATGCNGCACAGAGTGCATTCTCTTAGGGGTCATGGCATTTGACCGCTATGCAGCCATCTGCAGGCCCCTGCACTACACAGTGGTCATGCACCCCCGTCTCTGTGCCCTCATGGCTTCCGCATCGTGGGTCATTGGTTTTGCCAACTCCTCATTGCAGACAGTGCTCATCTTCCTTGTACCACGTtgtgggagaaataaaatagatcaCTTCCTTTGTGAGGTCCCCCCACTGCTCAAGCTTGCCTGTGTTGACCCCACTGTGAATGAGTCTGTGCTCTTCTTTGTCGGTGTGATCATTCTCCTCGTCCCTGTGGCATTAATCACAGTCTCCTATGGGCGGATTGTCAGGGCAGTCTTAAGAATAAAGTCATCTGCAGGGCAGAGGAAAGCGTTTGGGACATGTGGGTCCCACATCACGGTGGTCTCCCTGTTCTATGGCTCGGCCATCTACGCTTACCTCCAGCCCAGCAACAACTACTCCCAGGATCAGGGCAAGTTCGTTTCTCTGTTCTACACCATCGTCACCCCCATGGTCAACCCCGTCATATATACACTGCGGAACAAGGATGTGACGGGAGCAATGAAGAAGGTGCTTTGCAGGGGCCGTGACTCCAGCTGA